From the bacterium genome, the window GACGGTCGTCGGAGGACGAGGACGGCGTTGTGTCCCCCGAATCCGAACGCGTTGGTCATCGCCACGTCAACCCGAGCCGGCCGTGCCGTGTTGGGGATGCAATCGAGGTCACACTCTGGGTCCGGGGTCTCATAGTTGATCGTCGGCGGCAGCACCGCGCGTTCGATAGCCAACGCACACACCGCGACCTCGACAGCCCCGGCGGCGCCAAAGAGATGCGCGGTCATGGATTTCGTCGAACTCACCGCAAGCTGAGCGGCGTGGTCACCAAACACGCGCTTGATCGCCACCGTCTCTAGGCGATCGTTCAGGATCGTGCTCGTCCCGTGAGCGTTGATGTAACCGACCTGCGCCGGGTCCAGCGACGCGTCGCGAAGCGCTAGCCGCATCGCTCGCGCGGCTCCGTCCCCCTCCGGATCCGGCTGGGTGATATGGTGCGCATCCGCGCTCCTCCCGTACCCCGCAACCTCGGCGTAGATGCGCGCGCCGCGCCGCTCGGCGTGTTGCCATTCCTCGAGCAATACAATCCCGGCGCCTTCGCCCAACACGAACCCATCCCGGTGGGCGTCAAAGGGCCTCATCGCCTTCTCGGGAGCGTCGTTTCTCGTGCTCATCGCCCTCATGGCGCACAGCCCTGCGAGACTGAGGGGGGTGATGGCGGCTTCTGTGCCACCGCAGACCATCGCATCGGCCTCGCCGTGCTGGATCGCCCGCAGCGCGTCACCCACGGCGTGTCCACCAGTCGCGCAGGCCGACACAGCCGACGCATTCGGTCCGCGCGCGCCCGTGTCGATGCTCACCATGCCGGCCGCCCCGTTGATCATGAGACTGGGGACGAAAAACGGGCTCACACGACCAGGGCCGCGTTCCAACATGAGCCGGTGCTGTTCCTCCCAGGTCTGCGCTCCGCCGATCCCAGACCCAATGATCACCCCGACGCGTTCCGCGTTGTGGAGCGTGATGGCGAACCCGGCGTCCTCTAACGCGAGCCGTGCGGCGGCGAGCGCAAACTGCGCGAACCGGTCACTGCGACGGATCTCCTTCTTGCCCATGAAGTCACCCGGGTCGAAATCCAAGACCTCCCCGGCGATCTGTGTGTCGTACGGGCGAGCATCAAACGATGAGATCCGGCGAACCCCCGACCGGCCTTCGATGAGGCCACTCCAAAAGGCCGTCTTGCCGACCCCGACCGGAGTAACAACGCCCAAGCCCGTAAGCGCGACACGGTTGCCCATAGTCGTCCCTTCCTCAGCACGGCCTTGACGCGCGACAGCGAGT encodes:
- the fabF gene encoding beta-ketoacyl-ACP synthase II — encoded protein: MGNRVALTGLGVVTPVGVGKTAFWSGLIEGRSGVRRISSFDARPYDTQIAGEVLDFDPGDFMGKKEIRRSDRFAQFALAAARLALEDAGFAITLHNAERVGVIIGSGIGGAQTWEEQHRLMLERGPGRVSPFFVPSLMINGAAGMVSIDTGARGPNASAVSACATGGHAVGDALRAIQHGEADAMVCGGTEAAITPLSLAGLCAMRAMSTRNDAPEKAMRPFDAHRDGFVLGEGAGIVLLEEWQHAERRGARIYAEVAGYGRSADAHHITQPDPEGDGAARAMRLALRDASLDPAQVGYINAHGTSTILNDRLETVAIKRVFGDHAAQLAVSSTKSMTAHLFGAAGAVEVAVCALAIERAVLPPTINYETPDPECDLDCIPNTARPARVDVAMTNAFGFGGHNAVLVLRRPS